The following are encoded together in the uncultured Fibrobacter sp. genome:
- a CDS encoding exodeoxyribonuclease V subunit gamma, whose protein sequence is MLHLKFALNLENLADEMIDALGKHWTDPFDSPIVVFPDPKIEQWFRLRYIAKCGVLANLEIVTLDKFLFKYLTQGDSSKQKLTADILCNVLIAYFNEAYSGKAASIPKEIRNYLYKKSGEIDESKLFDFARTLAGLFLEYETSRPGGFISPLQNKHHEGLLAYWKQGALRDFFSEENRPLPKEKWQREIYARLFHNTEGKSLLTQVFEATCKRTGSNTAFLTIPYLFSQRVDTSQWTKPVFVFGLSGMGQFYRVILQQFAAEHDIFAFIQNPCMEFWEDVGSKPVTRWSKKNEPSRIALPAPKDSLTEEGLAENENMLLKNWGRTGRENIRLWCLASDYTFDFVGYEYTPDSLLHQVQYLVSHRLNRFDESEAVALETPGTDASLTLAAAPSSLREVENLHTQVCQLLKQGVRLDEMVVIAPDLDFYRTPIEQVFNAAPRDSEFYIPYAITDYPEKDSLVGKAIANLLDIHQQRSISRPAFFDLVKNPVVQSTLQITDSDVAAWEKWVVNMNVYRHAGEDDWSRCINQMLFSQVTDAPFASAHERYLPYEDIESSDGNLTLKFINCIDELNRWIRFAAEGIEKTQANSLALLKTHLAHWVGLNAKEDRFAVEKKIWQKVQNAIDLMEFQFDAGAPLISWKIVGQMLSSACEDSRTGNTRLFSNGLTFMRFAVNRVVPARHIFFIGANAGVFPGQKKANTMDLRTQTTRWPGDDTPVDKNCYTFLCQLMSAAEGFHISYVNRNLKKDEELFPSSVIRDLQFFIGESACPNSAAFKERKIPLDETRADDELFTLRSIRNKLNRVFVSPTENQDAQPQELQIALPDTVNVRDFKRFFDDPFQFQLSRKVTLPSVENDPEKELYEPVSLNNLDKSILLKDFVQSILDSEKIKDSTTEQEWILKKKIPRGVFGEVALDDINAESSVIFNLISDSFKGKSIAYQEKVEVSLSEGSHSWTLRSKLDWHQVMVDGTHRLFSVKSGSVSNTDFTKLFLDALLIAAAKQDPDSVTPFELRIFSSKNEEVKKEFVISWTDAVLRLKQIYHRCFVENYRKCVPAKMYDERDVQTFVSYRTKLAGKFGAWSYFDGKNLFDPEKFSGFSRDNFLNDWNDAVSEQIHLLDPIWSEEDE, encoded by the coding sequence ATGCTGCACCTGAAATTTGCATTGAATCTGGAAAACCTTGCCGACGAGATGATCGACGCTCTCGGCAAGCATTGGACGGATCCTTTTGATTCGCCCATTGTCGTTTTTCCGGACCCTAAAATTGAGCAATGGTTCAGGTTGCGTTATATTGCCAAGTGCGGCGTTCTTGCGAATTTAGAGATTGTCACACTCGATAAATTTCTGTTCAAGTATTTGACGCAAGGGGATTCTTCTAAGCAGAAGTTGACCGCAGATATTTTGTGCAATGTGCTGATTGCTTATTTTAACGAGGCGTATTCTGGTAAGGCAGCGTCTATCCCGAAAGAAATCCGGAATTATCTTTATAAAAAATCCGGCGAAATCGATGAATCGAAACTATTTGATTTCGCGCGCACGTTGGCAGGCCTTTTCTTGGAATATGAAACGAGCCGTCCGGGCGGATTCATTTCGCCTTTGCAGAACAAGCATCACGAGGGCTTGCTCGCCTATTGGAAGCAGGGGGCCTTGCGCGACTTTTTCTCAGAAGAAAATCGGCCCTTGCCTAAAGAAAAATGGCAGCGTGAAATATATGCTCGCCTGTTCCATAACACAGAGGGCAAATCGCTGTTGACCCAGGTTTTCGAGGCAACTTGCAAGCGTACCGGTAGCAATACGGCTTTCTTGACGATTCCTTACTTGTTCTCGCAACGTGTTGATACTTCGCAGTGGACAAAGCCTGTGTTTGTTTTCGGCCTTTCGGGTATGGGCCAGTTTTACCGTGTTATTTTGCAGCAGTTCGCCGCGGAGCACGATATTTTTGCCTTTATCCAGAATCCGTGTATGGAATTCTGGGAAGATGTCGGGAGTAAGCCGGTTACCCGTTGGAGCAAGAAAAATGAACCTTCGCGAATTGCGCTCCCGGCACCCAAGGATTCCTTGACGGAAGAAGGTCTTGCTGAAAACGAAAACATGTTGCTCAAAAATTGGGGACGTACTGGTCGAGAAAACATTCGCTTGTGGTGTTTGGCATCGGATTACACGTTTGATTTTGTCGGTTACGAATACACGCCGGATTCGCTGTTGCATCAGGTGCAGTACCTTGTTTCGCACCGTTTGAATCGCTTTGACGAATCTGAGGCGGTTGCGCTTGAAACGCCCGGAACGGATGCTTCGCTGACGCTTGCGGCAGCCCCATCTTCTTTGCGCGAAGTTGAAAACTTGCATACGCAGGTGTGCCAGCTTTTAAAACAGGGCGTGCGCCTCGACGAGATGGTGGTTATCGCTCCGGATCTTGATTTTTACAGGACCCCGATTGAACAGGTGTTCAATGCGGCTCCGCGTGACAGTGAATTTTATATTCCGTATGCGATTACGGACTATCCTGAAAAAGATTCCCTGGTCGGCAAGGCCATCGCGAACCTTCTGGATATCCATCAGCAGCGCTCTATTTCGAGACCCGCGTTCTTTGACCTTGTCAAGAATCCTGTAGTACAATCGACTTTGCAGATTACCGACAGCGATGTCGCCGCTTGGGAAAAGTGGGTGGTGAACATGAACGTTTACCGCCACGCCGGCGAAGACGATTGGAGTCGCTGCATAAATCAGATGCTATTTTCGCAGGTGACCGATGCTCCGTTTGCCTCGGCCCATGAGCGCTACTTGCCTTACGAAGATATTGAATCGTCCGATGGCAATCTCACGCTGAAGTTTATCAACTGCATCGATGAACTCAATCGCTGGATTCGTTTCGCGGCAGAAGGCATTGAGAAGACTCAGGCCAATTCGCTTGCTTTGCTGAAAACGCATTTGGCGCATTGGGTGGGCCTGAATGCCAAAGAAGACCGCTTTGCGGTCGAAAAGAAAATTTGGCAGAAGGTTCAGAATGCAATTGACCTGATGGAATTTCAGTTCGATGCGGGAGCTCCGCTCATTTCGTGGAAAATTGTCGGCCAGATGCTTTCGAGTGCTTGCGAAGATTCCCGCACGGGCAATACGCGACTTTTCAGCAATGGCCTTACATTTATGCGGTTCGCGGTCAACAGGGTTGTTCCCGCAAGGCATATCTTCTTTATCGGGGCGAATGCGGGCGTGTTCCCTGGGCAAAAGAAAGCGAATACGATGGATTTGCGTACGCAAACGACTCGCTGGCCGGGTGACGATACTCCGGTTGACAAGAATTGCTATACCTTCTTGTGCCAGCTGATGAGCGCCGCAGAAGGATTCCACATCAGCTATGTTAACAGAAACCTGAAAAAAGATGAAGAACTTTTCCCGTCTTCGGTGATTAGGGACTTGCAATTCTTTATTGGCGAAAGCGCCTGCCCGAATAGTGCTGCCTTTAAGGAACGCAAGATTCCGTTGGACGAAACCCGTGCCGATGACGAACTTTTCACGCTCCGTTCAATTCGTAATAAGTTGAACCGAGTCTTTGTAAGCCCGACAGAAAATCAGGATGCTCAACCGCAAGAGTTGCAAATTGCCTTGCCCGATACAGTGAATGTGCGAGATTTCAAGCGTTTCTTTGATGATCCGTTCCAGTTCCAGCTTTCTCGAAAGGTAACGCTGCCCTCGGTCGAAAACGACCCCGAAAAGGAACTCTACGAACCAGTATCGCTCAATAATCTTGACAAGTCCATCTTGCTCAAGGATTTTGTGCAATCCATTTTGGATAGCGAAAAAATCAAGGATTCTACGACAGAACAGGAATGGATTCTAAAGAAGAAAATTCCGCGTGGAGTGTTCGGCGAGGTCGCTCTCGATGATATCAATGCAGAATCATCGGTGATTTTCAACTTGATTTCCGATAGTTTCAAGGGCAAATCTATAGCTTATCAAGAAAAAGTGGAAGTTTCTTTGTCGGAAGGTTCCCATAGTTGGACGCTGCGCTCTAAACTGGACTGGCATCAAGTTATGGTCGATGGAACGCACCGGTTGTTCAGCGTAAAGTCCGGCAGTGTTTCCAATACCGATTTTACTAAGCTTTTCTTGGATGCATTGTTGATTGCCGCTGCTAAACAAGACCCTGATAGTGTGACTCCCTTTGAACTGAGAATTTTCTCGAGCAAGAACGAGGAGGTCAAAAAAGAGTTTGTCATTAGCTGGACTGATGCAGTTCTTCGCTTGAAACAGATATACCACCGTTGCTTTGTCGAAAATTACCGCAAATGCGTTCCGGCAAAAATGTACGACGAACGCGACGTTCAGACTTTTGTCAGCTACCGCACAAAATTGGCGGGCAAGTTTGGCGCCTGGTCTTATTTTGACGGCAAGAATCTTTTTGACCCCGAAAAATTTTCCGGTTTCTCCCGCGATAATTTCTTGAACGACTGGAATGATGCCGTGTCGGAACAGATCCACTTGCTGGATCCTATCTGGAGCGAAGAAGATGAGTAA
- a CDS encoding HD domain-containing phosphohydrolase — MDALVTLLIILGAILMVVNIVRYFHFVKSTHDVLSAGSQRDRVWKIIAGILLCFFLIGYLFCAFVGEPDIVMAMILFGGSVFVAIVLTLMFRLLETAKARSIDIAEVLVGVIDARDPNLNGHSRHVQRLTMLFYEYLPASIKRGINPVSLEYAALMHDVGKLGVPESILNKPAQLNADEWVVMKRHPKVGVKILQPLQTFGHIMSWILYHHERIDGHGYYSCPGDKIPLPARIISIADTYSAITMRRSYKAPKTHEDALEIIKDVAGTQLDAELVKYFLTIPKERLIQCIPEQVKY; from the coding sequence GTGGACGCTTTGGTAACATTGTTGATTATTTTGGGGGCAATTCTGATGGTGGTAAACATCGTCAGGTATTTCCATTTTGTCAAGAGCACCCACGATGTGCTTTCGGCAGGGAGTCAACGTGACCGCGTCTGGAAAATTATTGCCGGAATCTTGCTGTGTTTTTTCTTGATAGGCTACTTGTTCTGTGCGTTTGTGGGGGAGCCGGACATTGTGATGGCGATGATTCTCTTTGGCGGGAGCGTCTTTGTAGCCATAGTTCTGACACTTATGTTCCGGTTGCTTGAAACCGCTAAAGCCAGAAGTATTGATATTGCAGAAGTCTTGGTGGGCGTTATCGATGCTCGTGACCCAAACCTTAATGGGCATAGTCGTCATGTCCAGCGGTTGACAATGCTGTTCTACGAATACCTGCCCGCATCTATCAAGCGAGGCATTAACCCGGTTAGTTTGGAATATGCAGCACTGATGCACGATGTGGGCAAATTGGGCGTTCCGGAATCTATTTTGAACAAGCCCGCTCAACTAAATGCGGACGAATGGGTTGTCATGAAGCGCCACCCCAAAGTCGGCGTCAAGATTTTGCAACCGCTCCAGACCTTTGGACATATCATGAGCTGGATTCTTTACCATCATGAACGAATCGATGGCCACGGTTACTACAGCTGTCCGGGCGACAAAATTCCGTTGCCCGCTCGAATTATTTCCATTGCCGATACATATTCGGCCATTACCATGCGTCGCTCCTACAAAGCGCCCAAGACTCACGAAGACGCGCTTGAGATTATTAAGGATGTTGCTGGTACGCAGCTGGACGCCGAACTCGTCAAGTATTTCTTGACAATCCCTAAAGAAAGACTGATCCAGTGTATTCCTGAACAAGTGAAGTACTGA
- a CDS encoding tetratricopeptide repeat protein: MIYRSLLIAVAVFASLSFAAQSSYDLMERANALYRDGKFKQAITLYRKAESRGADPVATSFNIANSYYQLENLPEAAATYRKAIDFSNGAFSPALFNMASVYFRLKQYPECVAAYHRALKLEPENVSGWLYLGEAYSKTGDAVGALRAIEKAYQLDKEDISIVYQLSEANISLNDFERAVTVIREGYAAHPEEIDFLVYLGDVYRLNKQYEESAAAYREALGVRPDDPATMYKLADVLAEDNKPFVAMDVLNNLTQIKPDFSDAAIFLGNLAYDAKFLDRAESAYELAAKQGNAEAVFGYKNMAYDAHAQRRDDEALRLLRTAQSYFPDDVTLQADILEFEKK, encoded by the coding sequence ATGATTTATCGCTCATTACTCATCGCTGTCGCTGTTTTCGCTTCGCTCTCTTTTGCTGCGCAGTCTTCTTACGATTTGATGGAACGCGCGAATGCCCTTTACCGCGACGGAAAATTCAAGCAGGCCATTACACTTTACCGCAAGGCGGAATCTCGCGGCGCGGACCCCGTCGCCACCAGTTTCAACATCGCGAACAGCTATTACCAGCTGGAAAATTTGCCCGAAGCCGCCGCCACTTACCGCAAGGCGATCGATTTTTCGAACGGCGCATTTTCGCCTGCGCTCTTCAACATGGCGAGCGTGTATTTTAGACTCAAACAGTATCCGGAATGTGTGGCGGCGTATCACCGCGCGTTGAAACTGGAACCGGAAAATGTTTCCGGTTGGCTTTACTTAGGCGAAGCCTACAGTAAAACCGGCGACGCGGTCGGCGCCTTGCGTGCCATCGAAAAAGCTTACCAGCTCGACAAAGAAGATATCAGCATCGTGTACCAGCTTTCCGAAGCGAACATCTCGCTGAACGATTTCGAACGCGCTGTGACCGTGATTCGCGAAGGCTATGCCGCCCACCCCGAAGAAATCGACTTCTTGGTTTACCTAGGTGATGTTTACCGTCTGAACAAACAGTACGAAGAAAGCGCCGCTGCCTACCGCGAAGCGTTGGGCGTGCGCCCCGATGACCCGGCGACCATGTACAAGCTTGCTGACGTTCTCGCCGAAGACAATAAACCCTTTGTCGCGATGGATGTGCTCAATAACCTCACGCAAATCAAGCCTGACTTTAGCGATGCTGCCATCTTCCTCGGGAACCTGGCTTACGACGCCAAGTTCCTCGACCGCGCCGAATCCGCCTACGAACTCGCTGCCAAACAAGGTAACGCCGAAGCCGTATTCGGCTACAAGAACATGGCTTACGACGCCCACGCCCAAAGGCGCGACGACGAAGCCTTGCGCCTGCTGCGCACTGCCCAGAGCTACTTCCCGGACGATGTCACCCTCCAGGCTGACATTCTCGAGTTTGAAAAGAAATAA
- a CDS encoding MBL fold metallo-hydrolase — MKKHFLSLIAIVASFAVFGCSDTKTPATEKTAEHAKPATEPAENAAPAEAANVVQVAKTIKLANGASVTWIQDNQGEKLNPRSLFSDASDSLFASLNLPDGIPASVSTFLLQVDGKNILFDAGLGAFGGQTLDRLAALDVTPDKIDLIYLTHFHVDHIAGMVTKDSAGKDVKVFNNATVYAGKVEYDAWMNDIPKNDLQKAVMGIYKDKLHLFAFGDSLPQGVLALDAVGHTPGHTAFQVSNLLVIGDLMHGYALQKDHPEINSNYDMDKEKSIESRKRLMQYARDNKLTMAGMHLPPPGFAE; from the coding sequence ATGAAAAAGCATTTTCTTTCTCTCATTGCCATTGTGGCGTCTTTCGCCGTATTCGGCTGCAGCGACACCAAGACCCCCGCTACTGAAAAAACGGCGGAGCATGCCAAACCCGCTACGGAACCGGCAGAAAATGCAGCCCCTGCAGAAGCCGCGAATGTTGTACAGGTTGCCAAAACGATCAAGCTCGCAAATGGCGCGAGCGTGACCTGGATTCAGGACAATCAGGGCGAAAAGCTGAACCCCCGTAGCCTCTTTAGCGATGCAAGCGATTCCCTGTTTGCAAGTTTGAATTTGCCCGACGGCATTCCCGCCTCGGTGAGCACGTTCCTGCTGCAGGTTGACGGCAAGAACATCTTGTTTGATGCGGGCCTCGGCGCCTTCGGCGGCCAGACTTTGGATCGCCTCGCCGCTTTAGACGTAACTCCTGACAAAATCGATCTGATTTACTTGACGCATTTCCATGTGGATCACATCGCAGGCATGGTTACAAAAGATTCTGCCGGCAAAGACGTAAAGGTTTTCAATAACGCTACGGTATACGCAGGCAAAGTGGAATATGACGCCTGGATGAACGATATCCCGAAAAACGACTTGCAGAAAGCCGTCATGGGTATCTACAAGGATAAGCTCCATCTGTTCGCTTTCGGCGACAGCTTGCCGCAGGGGGTGCTCGCGCTCGATGCCGTGGGCCATACTCCCGGCCACACCGCCTTCCAAGTTTCGAACCTGCTCGTGATTGGCGATTTGATGCACGGTTATGCCTTGCAGAAGGACCATCCTGAAATCAATTCCAATTATGACATGGACAAGGAAAAGTCCATCGAAAGCCGCAAGCGCCTAATGCAATACGCCCGCGACAACAAACTCACCATGGCCGGCATGCACTTGCCGCCTCCGGGATTTGCGGAATAG
- a CDS encoding energy transducer TonB, translating into MKKIFKRFSILLAAILASMLLVFSVTMANLFLTGKVFHEKKYNKTEIAVKKVDEVEKKVEKKKPARKPNRMKSNSRSPKAGPRFAMNLGAASGNGGAAVSRDLVADFRGGALSTEKGDVDKKPESRSMANFQVPPKIRDNEIDATLRLSFCVDVSGKAYDIKVLEESPAGSGLAQAGREALGRMTFSPAEKAGKAVPFCGMEQPFEVKFRD; encoded by the coding sequence TTGAAAAAGATTTTCAAGCGTTTTAGCATTTTGCTTGCGGCGATTCTCGCGAGTATGCTTCTCGTGTTCTCGGTGACGATGGCGAACTTGTTCCTGACGGGCAAGGTGTTTCACGAAAAGAAATACAATAAGACCGAAATCGCCGTAAAGAAGGTAGACGAAGTCGAAAAAAAAGTCGAAAAGAAAAAGCCTGCACGCAAGCCGAATCGCATGAAGTCAAATTCCCGCTCGCCTAAGGCTGGCCCGCGTTTTGCAATGAACTTGGGGGCTGCTTCGGGCAACGGTGGCGCCGCTGTAAGCCGCGACTTGGTGGCCGATTTCCGCGGCGGCGCGCTCTCGACGGAAAAGGGCGATGTGGATAAGAAGCCTGAAAGTCGCAGCATGGCAAATTTCCAGGTGCCGCCCAAGATTCGCGATAACGAAATCGATGCAACACTCCGACTCAGTTTTTGCGTCGATGTCAGCGGCAAGGCTTACGACATCAAGGTCCTGGAAGAATCTCCTGCGGGCTCTGGGCTTGCGCAGGCCGGTCGCGAGGCTCTTGGCCGCATGACGTTTAGCCCTGCTGAAAAGGCGGGCAAGGCAGTGCCTTTCTGTGGTATGGAACAACCGTTCGAAGTGAAGTTTAGGGACTAG
- a CDS encoding HD domain-containing protein, translating to MEWNAETKERIESRLNEKENSLAAYACKSAQAIRFHEAPEDLRPNFFHDADKIIHSYCYSRYIDKTQVFYLVENDHITHRVLHVQLVAKIARTIGRFLNLNEDLIEAISLGHDVGHTPFGHDGERIISAFLQEQGAGIFEHNVQSFRLFHDLEAYGKGLNLTAQVLDGIICHNGEILQNCYGCDRNKTPEKLLAEYRESLKGTFKSKDMVPMTLEGCVMRISDVIAYVGRDIEDAIILKLVERESLPREVTEVLGDKNSTIVDTLIKDLVNNSIDKETLSFSPAVFDALNRLKDWNYKNIYLNPKKSTQDEKIKTMFQTVLNECLEELGSDKKVTGINHWFNSMSAEYKDSTPKPRVVADYVSGMTDDYLMNAYKEIVIPKSFGISFAEKI from the coding sequence ATGGAATGGAATGCCGAAACAAAAGAACGAATTGAATCTCGCTTGAACGAAAAAGAAAACTCGCTTGCCGCATACGCCTGCAAGTCTGCCCAAGCGATTCGTTTTCACGAGGCTCCCGAAGATCTCCGCCCGAATTTTTTCCACGATGCGGACAAGATTATCCATTCCTATTGCTACAGCCGCTACATCGACAAGACGCAAGTTTTTTATCTGGTTGAAAATGACCACATTACGCACCGCGTGCTCCATGTGCAACTGGTGGCGAAAATCGCAAGAACCATCGGGCGATTCTTGAATTTGAACGAAGACTTGATTGAGGCGATTTCGTTAGGGCACGATGTCGGCCACACGCCTTTTGGCCACGACGGTGAAAGAATCATTTCTGCCTTTCTGCAAGAACAAGGCGCAGGCATATTTGAACACAATGTTCAAAGTTTCCGCTTATTCCACGACCTCGAAGCTTACGGAAAAGGCTTGAACCTTACCGCACAAGTTCTTGACGGAATCATCTGCCACAACGGCGAAATTCTGCAGAACTGTTATGGCTGCGACCGCAACAAGACCCCCGAAAAGTTGCTTGCAGAATACCGCGAAAGTCTGAAGGGAACTTTTAAATCGAAAGACATGGTGCCGATGACGCTCGAAGGCTGCGTCATGCGCATCTCGGATGTGATTGCCTACGTGGGCCGCGACATCGAAGATGCTATCATCTTGAAGTTGGTGGAACGCGAAAGCTTGCCCCGCGAAGTCACGGAAGTGCTTGGCGATAAGAATAGCACCATCGTGGATACGCTAATCAAGGATTTGGTCAATAACAGCATCGACAAGGAAACGCTCAGTTTCTCGCCGGCTGTTTTTGACGCTCTGAACCGCCTGAAAGATTGGAACTACAAGAACATCTACCTGAATCCGAAAAAGTCAACGCAAGACGAAAAAATCAAGACGATGTTCCAGACGGTTCTGAATGAATGCCTCGAAGAACTCGGCTCCGACAAAAAAGTCACCGGCATCAATCACTGGTTCAATTCCATGAGCGCCGAATATAAAGATTCGACCCCCAAGCCGCGCGTTGTCGCCGACTATGTCTCCGGCATGACCGATGACTACCTGATGAACGCCTATAAGGAAATCGTCATTCCCAAGTCATTCGGGATCAGCTTTGCTGAAAAAATTTGA